A window from Kovacikia minuta CCNUW1 encodes these proteins:
- a CDS encoding gamma-glutamyl-gamma-aminobutyrate hydrolase family protein, giving the protein MSQRRLPIIGITTYSRNEAGEFQLPGAYVDSVQQAGGIPILLPPNQPDPAQILEIVDGLIFSGGGDINPELYGGSHHSTIYLVDSERDDFELVLAKQALAANTPTLGICRGMQMLSVASGAELVTHVPEVYGETISHRLDHPRRPTPHEVQVQPESRLAAILRETEITVISWHHQAVKTVPDTWEIVAHAPDGLVEALVHRHHPWMVSVQWHPELSPEDPVHQRLFQALVRAAGDRG; this is encoded by the coding sequence TTGAGTCAGCGGCGACTGCCGATTATTGGGATCACAACCTATAGTCGGAATGAAGCAGGGGAATTTCAGTTACCCGGTGCGTATGTAGATTCTGTCCAGCAAGCCGGTGGGATACCCATTTTGTTGCCTCCCAACCAACCAGACCCGGCTCAAATCCTGGAGATTGTCGATGGTTTGATCTTTTCAGGTGGCGGAGACATTAACCCGGAACTTTACGGCGGTTCCCACCATTCCACCATTTACCTGGTGGACTCCGAACGGGACGACTTTGAATTGGTTCTGGCAAAACAAGCACTCGCAGCAAATACTCCAACCCTGGGGATTTGTCGGGGAATGCAGATGTTAAGTGTTGCCAGCGGAGCCGAACTGGTTACCCACGTACCCGAAGTTTACGGTGAAACCATTTCCCATCGGTTGGATCATCCCCGTCGCCCCACCCCCCATGAGGTTCAGGTTCAACCTGAAAGCCGTCTTGCTGCAATCTTAAGAGAAACGGAAATTACCGTTATCTCCTGGCATCATCAGGCAGTCAAAACCGTCCCAGATACCTGGGAAATTGTTGCCCATGCCCCCGATGGATTGGTAGAAGCTTTAGTCCATCGACACCACCCCTGGATGGTATCAGTCCAGTGGCACCCCGAATTGTCCCCCGAAGACCCCGTACACCAGCGTTTGTTTCAGGCGTTGGTGAGGGCGGCGGGGGATAGGGGGTAG
- a CDS encoding SIMPL domain-containing protein (The SIMPL domain is named for its presence in mouse protein SIMPL (signalling molecule that associates with mouse pelle-like kinase). Bacterial member BP26, from Brucella, was shown to assemble into a channel-like structure, while YggE from E. coli has been associated with resistance to oxidative stress.), whose product MIFPSFSALVMISFGMGGMQTAIANPDCQLAAAGNETIAATPDAQGCLGVTQTTVGRRSLTVMGQGQVKAPADAALLEFRFGSREESSAAAADAPGLSIQDSRKLAETALKPTVNALMTAGIPARNITVQTGSIQNPKLLVKVDKPTQDRLQQIVLTVDQSLKSGQQLFLQTIGAVYSVDRCEPLERSARQIALQDAKRQMTTLAQDVKVELGELLSVTVLPLIGSSASLGCGTKVGVSASPLTLVTDETTPPYNPSDKPEVEVRSQVSVTHAIRK is encoded by the coding sequence ATGATTTTCCCTTCGTTTTCAGCGTTGGTGATGATTAGCTTTGGCATGGGAGGCATGCAGACCGCGATCGCAAATCCAGATTGTCAATTAGCGGCAGCTGGCAATGAAACGATCGCTGCGACACCAGATGCACAGGGATGTCTGGGAGTAACCCAAACGACCGTGGGGCGACGATCGCTGACAGTGATGGGTCAGGGACAGGTCAAGGCTCCGGCAGATGCTGCCCTATTGGAATTTCGGTTTGGCAGCCGGGAGGAGAGCAGCGCTGCGGCAGCAGACGCTCCCGGACTCTCCATTCAGGATTCTCGGAAGCTGGCAGAAACCGCCCTCAAGCCCACGGTGAATGCCCTGATGACTGCTGGGATACCCGCCCGCAACATCACGGTTCAAACCGGTTCGATCCAGAATCCCAAACTGCTTGTCAAGGTAGACAAACCCACCCAGGACAGGCTGCAACAAATCGTGTTGACGGTTGATCAATCCCTCAAATCGGGGCAGCAACTCTTTCTTCAGACTATTGGGGCGGTCTATTCCGTCGATCGCTGTGAACCTCTGGAGCGATCGGCCCGTCAAATTGCCCTCCAGGATGCGAAACGGCAAATGACCACCCTGGCACAGGATGTCAAGGTTGAACTGGGTGAGCTGTTGTCTGTCACCGTACTACCCCTGATTGGCTCCTCTGCTTCACTGGGCTGTGGCACCAAGGTGGGGGTCTCTGCCTCGCCCCTGACCCTGGTAACGGATGAGACAACGCCACCCTACAATCCCTCGGATAAACCGGAAGTTGAAGTCAGAAGCCAGGTGAGTGTGACCCATGCAATCAGGAAATAG
- a CDS encoding acetate and sugar kinases/Hsc70/actin family protein, with protein sequence MQVRVNAAGQPIATPPGLLLSNFRQSLDLAIPYWSDPSQSWEPGLQWSEQLSLPLAWCQQAIIALLKTLVAGSDCSAEGMNANEFHLALAQVVGVVLGCPTGWSDTYRFNLREAVLAAGLVAQPEQIFFIPDAIAALLSQFPVPPEKLDLKRPTRPKETLFQQGGTLVLNAGATVTELLLTHAPQDGQPLTRTHLSLRSIAYGGNAIDQDIICQLFYPSVWGWRNLGETSLDLPLPGEPDLQTRYRFQQRLQSHNLGRILLAIARQIKTALQQQDSASFGLNDQQWTMHRQDLHNRVLVPYIQLLNRELNGLLAETETGIQAVQQVIRVGGTVAFPAIDRWLQQKFPHATLLQQNSSPHPSSQIAHGLAKLPLYPQFLDAAHHQYSDYFLLRELLRLFPTQPLSLEHVLQLLENQGIDVQSCQQAILDLLEGQLPIGLVPSSINHILLTPASKQNPDYQTATAVPVFSRQSHQVYSLNMKQRDFLWQYLTTLLKTAHQNLEKPLPVNLQIAAPM encoded by the coding sequence TTGCAAGTGCGGGTCAATGCTGCCGGACAGCCGATCGCAACACCACCGGGATTACTGTTGAGTAACTTCCGCCAATCCCTGGACCTGGCAATTCCCTATTGGTCTGACCCGTCTCAAAGTTGGGAACCTGGGCTGCAATGGTCTGAGCAGCTTTCCCTGCCCCTTGCCTGGTGTCAACAGGCGATCATTGCCCTGCTGAAAACATTGGTAGCGGGATCAGACTGTAGTGCCGAGGGCATGAACGCAAACGAGTTCCATTTGGCACTGGCTCAGGTTGTGGGTGTGGTGCTGGGGTGCCCCACTGGCTGGTCAGATACCTACCGCTTCAACCTGCGGGAAGCTGTGTTAGCCGCAGGGCTGGTCGCGCAACCAGAGCAGATTTTCTTTATTCCAGACGCGATCGCCGCCCTCTTATCCCAATTTCCCGTTCCACCTGAGAAATTGGACTTAAAACGACCCACTCGACCCAAAGAAACCCTCTTCCAGCAGGGTGGTACCCTGGTTTTGAATGCTGGAGCAACCGTTACCGAACTGCTCCTGACCCATGCCCCTCAGGACGGGCAACCCTTGACTCGAACCCATTTATCCCTACGCAGCATCGCCTATGGGGGAAACGCGATCGACCAGGACATTATCTGCCAGTTGTTTTATCCCTCCGTTTGGGGTTGGAGAAACCTGGGAGAAACCAGCCTGGATTTGCCGCTTCCCGGAGAACCAGATTTACAGACACGCTACCGCTTCCAGCAACGACTCCAGAGCCATAATTTGGGACGCATTCTGCTGGCGATCGCCCGACAAATTAAAACTGCCTTGCAACAGCAAGATTCTGCCAGTTTTGGGCTAAACGATCAGCAATGGACGATGCATCGGCAGGATTTGCATAACCGTGTGCTGGTTCCCTACATTCAACTTCTGAACCGGGAGCTAAACGGGTTGCTGGCAGAGACTGAGACTGGCATCCAGGCAGTTCAACAAGTGATTCGGGTAGGGGGGACGGTTGCCTTTCCGGCGATCGATCGCTGGCTTCAGCAAAAGTTTCCCCATGCTACCCTGCTCCAGCAAAACTCCTCTCCCCATCCCTCCAGCCAGATTGCCCACGGGCTGGCAAAACTTCCGCTGTACCCCCAGTTCCTGGATGCTGCCCATCATCAATACAGCGACTATTTTCTACTCCGAGAACTCCTGCGGCTATTTCCCACCCAGCCCCTTTCTCTGGAGCACGTTCTCCAACTTTTAGAAAACCAGGGAATTGATGTCCAAAGTTGTCAGCAGGCAATTCTTGACTTGCTGGAAGGGCAACTCCCCATAGGATTGGTACCCTCCTCGATCAATCACATCCTACTAACGCCCGCATCGAAACAGAACCCGGACTATCAAACAGCCACCGCAGTTCCCGTATTCTCCCGACAGAGCCATCAAGTTTACAGCCTCAATATGAAGCAACGGGATTTCCTCTGGCAGTACCTGACAACCCTCTTAAAAACCGCTCACCAGAACCTTGAAAAACCACTCCCTGTAAATCTGCAAATCGCCGCTCCCATGTAA
- a CDS encoding glucose 1-dehydrogenase, with the protein MRLLNKVALITGAGSGIGRESALLFAKEGAQVVVCDLNQEAGQETVSMIQAADGQATFVPADVSKASDAKAMIEAAETAYGKLNILFNNAGIFHPADGSVLDTEEAVWDLTMNVNLKGVFLGCKYGIPALLRAGGGSIINTASFVAVMGAATSQVAYTASKGGVLSLTREISVEFARQNIRVNALCPGPVETPLLAELMSDPARRQRRLVHIPPGRLAQATEIAQVALFLASDESSFVNGSTFLVDGGITSAYVTAEG; encoded by the coding sequence ATGCGTTTACTTAACAAGGTGGCACTGATTACGGGAGCAGGCAGCGGAATCGGGCGGGAGTCTGCCCTGCTGTTTGCCAAAGAAGGTGCTCAGGTGGTGGTTTGTGACCTGAATCAGGAGGCTGGTCAGGAGACGGTTTCGATGATTCAAGCCGCAGACGGGCAAGCAACATTTGTTCCCGCCGATGTTTCAAAAGCTTCGGATGCCAAGGCAATGATTGAGGCAGCGGAAACGGCCTATGGCAAGCTGAATATTTTATTTAACAATGCAGGGATTTTTCATCCAGCCGATGGTTCCGTCCTGGATACGGAGGAAGCCGTTTGGGATTTAACAATGAACGTCAATCTTAAAGGGGTTTTCCTGGGATGCAAGTATGGCATCCCGGCACTGCTACGCGCGGGGGGCGGTTCAATTATCAATACCGCTTCCTTTGTGGCGGTGATGGGAGCTGCAACCTCGCAGGTCGCTTATACCGCCAGCAAAGGGGGCGTCCTTTCCCTGACTCGCGAGATTTCTGTGGAATTCGCCCGTCAGAATATCCGGGTTAATGCCCTTTGTCCCGGTCCTGTAGAAACCCCCCTGCTGGCAGAATTAATGTCTGACCCTGCCCGTCGCCAGCGTCGTCTCGTTCACATTCCCCCCGGACGCCTTGCCCAGGCGACCGAAATTGCTCAGGTTGCCTTGTTTTTAGCCAGTGACGAATCCTCATTCGTGAATGGTTCTACTTTCCTGGTTGATGGCGGTATCACATCAGCGTATGTGACAGCGGAGGGATGA
- a CDS encoding Crp/Fnr family transcriptional regulator: protein MEDRYNPRDVTANISIRLAPFFQGLPEAAVEKATAHVVMRSHPANQVILLENDWGSSVYFILNGWVKIRTYNLDGKEVTLNILGKGELFGEMAPLDEVPRSTDVITLAPTVIGNMPAQDFVTLLNTEPQSGIRLAQLMARRLRQVNRRLRLRESDSTSRVADILLFLADGQGKKSAKGTEIPNLPHRELSSLSGLARETVTRVLSKLEKKGLIERDRDILTIPDTHALERLMI from the coding sequence ATGGAAGATCGATATAATCCTCGAGATGTCACTGCCAACATATCGATTCGGCTGGCTCCATTCTTTCAGGGGTTACCAGAGGCGGCTGTAGAAAAGGCAACTGCCCATGTGGTGATGCGGAGTCACCCCGCCAATCAGGTGATTCTTTTGGAGAATGATTGGGGGAGTTCGGTCTACTTTATCCTGAATGGCTGGGTCAAAATCCGAACCTATAATCTGGATGGCAAGGAAGTGACCCTTAATATTCTAGGGAAAGGCGAATTGTTTGGGGAAATGGCTCCGCTGGATGAGGTACCCCGTTCAACGGATGTCATTACCCTGGCACCCACGGTAATTGGGAATATGCCCGCCCAGGATTTTGTCACTTTGCTGAATACGGAACCCCAATCAGGAATTCGATTAGCACAGTTGATGGCACGACGGTTACGGCAGGTAAATCGACGCCTGCGACTGCGCGAGTCGGATAGCACTTCCCGTGTTGCAGATATTTTGCTGTTTCTGGCAGATGGGCAGGGGAAGAAGAGTGCCAAAGGAACGGAGATCCCCAACCTCCCCCATCGGGAACTCAGTAGCCTGAGCGGATTAGCGCGGGAAACTGTGACGCGAGTTTTGAGTAAGCTGGAGAAAAAGGGGCTGATTGAGCGCGATCGCGATATTCTCACCATCCCTGACACCCATGCACTGGAACGCTTGATGATTTAG
- a CDS encoding flagellar export protein FliJ: MTSQKDQIQALIADIDGVLQRSTTRLPWVMSGEATQQRQMLERVRNYLVALQRRSAIQEGSERNAARPDLLAHDFSYQSPQASQPIEPFQGARSSPMSAQQMLETVIQEMGYLRASLLHPLQAELDALQQQREQLRREVEQLEAQRLSYNTSQLQANQQQMIAEFLHILMGRLQDTLSQQVAQALKNSNPSLPAKESSMLASSGSAIAPVSTDLVPHSYSPPLGQSPLQPASDPLVIKLDSTLKSVFESLERNVQAYQESLAQGLERMHNLGHQGEVMFTGLVNQLTQQPGQEPSTHLQPTESAANSLPQQETAQPSPPHSPPVDAPPPALHPTPHTPSEENLHPQAAEDSSDLKLPYPGAELPPQALSETAQSDAEPLSDASVDAAIDAWLRSARGDDKGTQLEGLGLENLDLPNLNLTDLELSQLEAGEDTAEIDAALKLLEQLTGELEVTANLSLEETEAEIDRMLTSSNQPTKLEAESGEAEPGQIVNDAQNELDEFYELFGKDAIPADLVDETELTSTWQPSPPQTAAAHADLSTENGAELFPFAGTEGLIVNDPTVGWDVVAPPPPANLKPAIPVATEAGRSQEPKVATPAQLANRQDDIPSTIADPIEVSDLAKIAASVEIPTSAETADLAAMTDPLSKGSDSPAVADLETGGIDEINALTDLLAETSLDQQTQADLAAIISSAGGPPATDAATQELFNQTLGWNVVPSSPPPPEVPPSNPIPAPGTDPVGDHYVPAAPEEDLMPTAEANLESDGELWVDETTLSRLNEDLFNLEQTDELPAQPPAQEWVNQPDPMLADWGAEESSLPDATPEAAATLASWNLEEPSPPISTAASQQSPADQREPTLEELAASLLNEPSSLVTPPAPSETETPATTPTQIASTQSDTDFTLVGMDDLFADVPATAPPVSSVPPPASTGFVEEESAAFTLEGMGDLFGDLPPAPSVNPAPPPGETLVPEEPIAPQPEISPPPPEQPIAAQPDDSPLTAPKPGTPVAPSPVASSQPPTFTWEGISDLFADIPTPVAPNPTTAQPSPPAQPSVFTLEEAENLFADTAPVSSPSPVVSSFSQPVGFTLEGLDDLFADTPAAPEPEPEAEPSMSALPEPPTDFTLTQVEDLFMEVPSQEAEIPGTGAFGQPDDDDDLTLEQAFESLMGGLSDSSPPTSELLDLETPASPQESVGSAPQTFEKKKKAY; the protein is encoded by the coding sequence GTGACTTCTCAGAAGGATCAAATTCAAGCATTGATTGCAGACATTGATGGCGTTCTGCAAAGGTCAACAACCCGGTTGCCCTGGGTTATGTCGGGTGAAGCGACCCAACAGCGCCAGATGCTGGAGCGTGTCCGCAACTACCTGGTTGCACTCCAACGGCGATCGGCGATTCAAGAAGGAAGCGAACGCAACGCCGCCAGACCAGATCTGCTGGCGCACGACTTTTCCTATCAATCGCCCCAGGCTTCCCAACCGATCGAACCGTTTCAGGGTGCCCGTTCGTCACCAATGTCTGCCCAACAGATGCTTGAAACGGTCATTCAAGAAATGGGCTATTTGCGCGCAAGTTTACTCCATCCCCTCCAGGCCGAACTGGACGCTTTGCAACAACAACGGGAACAGTTGCGCCGGGAAGTTGAACAACTGGAAGCCCAACGTCTGAGCTACAATACGTCTCAGCTTCAGGCAAACCAGCAGCAGATGATTGCTGAGTTTTTGCATATCCTCATGGGTCGCCTTCAAGACACCCTGTCTCAGCAGGTAGCGCAGGCTCTCAAAAATAGCAATCCATCCCTTCCGGCAAAAGAATCTTCGATGCTGGCAAGTTCGGGGTCTGCGATCGCTCCCGTATCTACCGACCTTGTACCCCATTCCTATTCCCCCCCATTGGGGCAATCTCCCTTGCAGCCCGCTTCTGACCCGCTGGTGATCAAGCTCGATTCCACCCTGAAGTCGGTGTTTGAATCCCTGGAACGGAATGTGCAGGCATATCAGGAATCCCTGGCACAGGGATTGGAGCGGATGCACAATTTGGGGCATCAGGGTGAAGTGATGTTTACGGGGTTGGTTAACCAACTCACTCAACAGCCTGGACAAGAACCCTCTACCCACTTACAACCCACTGAATCGGCGGCTAATTCCCTACCCCAGCAGGAAACAGCCCAGCCGTCCCCTCCCCATTCCCCACCTGTAGACGCCCCACCCCCCGCCCTACACCCCACCCCCCACACCCCATCGGAGGAAAATTTACACCCTCAGGCGGCAGAGGATTCATCGGATCTGAAGCTTCCCTATCCGGGTGCTGAATTGCCGCCTCAGGCTCTTTCGGAAACGGCTCAGTCCGATGCTGAACCGTTGTCGGATGCGTCGGTAGATGCGGCGATCGACGCCTGGCTTCGCTCTGCCCGTGGTGACGATAAAGGGACTCAATTGGAAGGTTTGGGGTTAGAGAATTTAGACCTGCCCAACCTCAATTTGACCGATCTGGAACTCAGCCAGCTAGAAGCAGGAGAGGACACGGCGGAAATTGATGCCGCCCTCAAGCTGTTAGAGCAGTTGACGGGCGAACTTGAAGTAACCGCCAATCTCTCCCTGGAAGAGACGGAAGCCGAGATCGATCGCATGCTCACCAGTAGCAATCAACCGACAAAGCTGGAAGCTGAATCGGGAGAAGCTGAACCAGGGCAAATCGTCAATGATGCGCAAAATGAACTGGATGAGTTTTATGAATTGTTTGGCAAGGATGCTATCCCCGCTGACCTGGTGGATGAAACGGAGCTGACAAGTACCTGGCAACCTTCCCCACCACAGACTGCGGCTGCCCACGCTGACCTATCCACTGAAAATGGGGCGGAGTTGTTTCCCTTTGCGGGCACAGAAGGGTTGATCGTCAATGATCCCACCGTTGGCTGGGATGTGGTAGCACCGCCCCCGCCTGCAAACTTGAAACCCGCGATTCCTGTAGCGACTGAAGCTGGGCGATCGCAGGAACCAAAAGTTGCAACCCCAGCACAACTTGCTAACCGGCAGGATGACATCCCATCCACCATTGCAGACCCGATCGAAGTTTCAGACTTAGCTAAAATTGCAGCTTCCGTAGAGATCCCCACTTCGGCAGAGACGGCAGATCTGGCAGCCATGACCGATCCATTATCAAAGGGGTCAGATTCACCAGCGGTTGCAGACCTGGAAACAGGGGGCATCGACGAAATTAATGCCCTCACCGATCTCCTGGCAGAAACCTCCCTCGATCAACAGACCCAGGCGGATCTGGCAGCCATAATTTCTTCTGCGGGGGGTCCACCCGCAACTGATGCAGCAACCCAGGAATTGTTTAACCAAACCCTTGGCTGGAATGTTGTTCCCTCCTCTCCTCCCCCGCCGGAGGTCCCCCCCTCCAACCCGATTCCTGCTCCAGGGACCGACCCCGTTGGGGATCACTACGTCCCCGCTGCTCCAGAGGAAGATTTAATGCCCACAGCTGAGGCTAATCTTGAGTCAGATGGGGAATTGTGGGTAGATGAGACCACCTTAAGTCGGTTAAACGAAGACCTCTTTAATCTGGAGCAGACCGATGAATTACCCGCGCAACCACCTGCGCAGGAATGGGTCAATCAACCCGATCCAATGCTGGCGGACTGGGGTGCGGAGGAATCTTCTCTGCCCGATGCCACGCCTGAGGCGGCGGCAACCCTGGCAAGTTGGAATCTGGAGGAACCTTCTCCACCGATTTCGACTGCTGCTTCGCAACAATCCCCGGCAGACCAGCGGGAACCTACCCTGGAAGAGTTGGCAGCCAGCCTGCTTAACGAACCCTCCAGCCTGGTGACTCCGCCCGCCCCTTCGGAAACCGAAACTCCAGCCACCACCCCAACTCAGATTGCATCCACTCAGAGCGATACCGATTTTACGCTGGTAGGAATGGACGATCTGTTTGCGGATGTTCCTGCTACTGCGCCCCCAGTTAGTTCTGTTCCACCCCCTGCAAGCACCGGATTTGTGGAAGAAGAATCGGCTGCTTTTACGTTAGAGGGAATGGGTGATCTGTTTGGCGACCTGCCCCCCGCTCCCTCCGTGAATCCAGCACCACCTCCCGGTGAGACCCTTGTCCCTGAGGAACCGATCGCCCCTCAGCCAGAAATTTCGCCGCCTCCCCCTGAACAACCGATCGCCGCCCAGCCGGATGACTCCCCGCTAACCGCCCCTAAACCGGGTACTCCGGTTGCACCTAGCCCTGTTGCTTCGTCCCAACCGCCTACCTTTACGTGGGAAGGGATCAGTGATTTATTTGCCGATATTCCTACCCCGGTGGCTCCTAACCCCACCACTGCCCAGCCCAGCCCACCAGCTCAGCCTTCTGTTTTTACACTGGAGGAGGCAGAGAATTTGTTTGCCGATACCGCGCCTGTCAGTTCCCCTTCCCCAGTCGTCTCTTCATTTTCCCAGCCTGTTGGGTTCACCCTGGAAGGGTTGGATGATTTGTTTGCCGATACTCCAGCAGCGCCTGAGCCTGAGCCTGAAGCAGAGCCGTCTATGTCTGCCCTGCCTGAACCCCCCACGGACTTTACTCTGACGCAGGTGGAGGATCTATTCATGGAAGTTCCTTCCCAGGAAGCCGAAATCCCTGGTACTGGGGCCTTTGGGCAGCCGGACGATGATGACGACCTGACGTTGGAACAAGCTTTTGAATCTCTGATGGGGGGGCTTTCGGATTCTTCCCCACCTACTTCCGAGCTATTGGATTTGGAGACTCCTGCTTCTCCTCAAGAGTCTGTGGGTTCTGCGCCCCAGACTTTTGAAAAAAAAAAGAAAGCGTACTAA
- a CDS encoding ABC transporter ATP-binding protein, with the protein MVDEFRKVPDSSADALENAQSEELAEILAEVEVTDPRSPALDLPLLTASGLVKGFGGIRAVDNASIEVAKGSITGLIGPNGAGKTTLFNLLSNFIHADQGRVLFDGEPIQNLQPHQIAQMGMVRTFQVARTLSRLSVLDNMLLASQHQTGEKFWNTWFRSKEIKTEEQQHRERAIAILDSIGLLPMIDEYAGALSGGQRKLLEMGRALMANPKLVLLDEPAAGVNPRLIDQICDRILTWNREGLTFLIIEHNMDVIMSLCDRVWVLAEGRNLAVGTPEEIQTNSQVLEAYLGQ; encoded by the coding sequence TTGGTCGATGAATTTCGCAAAGTTCCGGACTCGTCGGCAGATGCTTTGGAAAATGCCCAAAGTGAGGAGCTGGCTGAAATTTTGGCAGAAGTAGAAGTAACTGATCCGCGATCGCCCGCTCTGGATCTACCCCTGCTAACCGCAAGCGGTCTCGTTAAAGGCTTTGGCGGTATTCGAGCCGTGGATAATGCCTCGATTGAGGTCGCAAAAGGGAGCATTACCGGGTTAATTGGGCCCAATGGAGCAGGCAAAACGACCCTGTTCAACCTGCTCTCTAACTTTATTCACGCCGATCAGGGGCGGGTGTTGTTTGACGGGGAACCGATCCAGAATCTGCAACCGCACCAGATTGCCCAAATGGGGATGGTACGCACTTTTCAGGTTGCCCGCACCCTATCGCGTCTCTCTGTTTTAGACAACATGCTACTGGCGAGCCAACACCAGACGGGCGAGAAGTTTTGGAATACCTGGTTTCGCAGCAAAGAAATAAAAACCGAAGAACAACAACACCGAGAGCGGGCGATCGCCATTTTGGATTCGATCGGACTGTTGCCCATGATCGATGAATACGCTGGGGCATTGTCGGGGGGGCAGCGCAAACTGCTGGAAATGGGACGGGCACTGATGGCAAACCCCAAGCTGGTTTTGCTGGATGAACCCGCTGCCGGAGTGAATCCCCGGTTGATTGATCAAATCTGCGATCGTATTCTCACCTGGAACCGCGAAGGTTTGACCTTCCTGATCATTGAACACAATATGGATGTGATCATGTCCCTCTGCGATCGGGTCTGGGTGCTTGCCGAAGGGCGAAATCTGGCAGTCGGTACCCCAGAAGAAATTCAAACCAATTCCCAGGTTTTGGAAGCCTACTTAGGGCAGTAA